The genome window GTCGTCGCTGTCGAGCCGGGTCGTGATGACGTGCGGCGCGGTGGCCCGCTCGGTCACGACCCGGTCGATGCTCGACCAGAAGACGTCGGTCAGCCAGACCACCTCGAAGACGCCGTCGGCGCCGAGCTCGGCCAGCTCGGCCTCCAGCCACGGCGCCCGGCAGCCCTCGTCGAGCAGCAGCAGCCAGGTGAACTGCGCACCGACCTGGCTCGCGACGCTCGGCAGGCACACCGCCTCGAACAGGCCGATCCGGTAGCGGAGCCAGGCCTCGTCGGGCGGAGGGTCCTCGGCCCGCCAGCGCACCGCGAACCGCGTGATCACGAAGTGGTCGAAGTCCTGCGGCACGTGCGCCCCTCCGGGATCGGCGAATGGCTGGCAGGAAGCCTACGGCCGGGCGGGTGGCGCCACCCGCCCGGCCGTCACGGCCGCAGCGGACCGACGCGGGAGTTTCACCTGTCTCGTCACCCGGGCTGGACCGCGAGCCGCCGCCTCCGGGGAAGCGCCGCGATGAGCAGACCGGCGAGCGCCAGCCCGGCGCTGAGGTACAGCCCCGGACGGTACTGGGCGAGCTGCTCCGCGAGGCCGGCCGGGTCGTGCCCGCCGACCGCCGCGGGGCCGCCCGCGATCAGGGCGGTCGTGACCGCCAGCGCGAGCGCGCCGCCGACCTGGGCGCTGGTCTGCACGAGGCCCGCCGCGAGGCCCTGCTCGTCGTCGTGGACGCCTGTCGTCGCCTGCACCTGGATGGCCGGGAACCCGATGCCGAAGCCGATCCCGAGCAGCACGACGGGCGGCAGCACATCGAGCCAGTAGACCGGCGCCGTGCCGAGCCGGAGGAACAGCAGGTAGCCGGCCGAGAGCGACCCGAGGCCGACGATGATGAGCACGGTGGGTCCGAAACGGTCGATCAGCCGGTCGGCGAACGGCGCGCTCGTGACGACGACCAGCCCGGTCGGCAGCAGGGCGAGCGCCATCCCGAGCGGCGACCAGCCGAGGACGTCCTGCAGGTAGAGCGTGAGCACGAACTGGAACGAGACGTACGAGCCGAACAGCGTGATCGCGGTGAGGTTCGCCCGCAGCACCGCCGCGACCCGGAAGATCCCGAACCGGATGAGCGGGTGCCGCACCCGCAGCTCCAGGATCACGAACGCGGTCAGCAGCGCCCCCGCGACGACGAACCCGAGCACGGTCGGCAGCGAGCCCCAGCCCGCGCCGGGCGCGGACACCACCGTGTAGACCAGCAGGAGCATCCCGGCCGCCAGCAGGATCGCGCCGACGACGTCGTGGCCGGCGCCGCGCTCGCGGGCGTCCTTGGGGACGAAGAAGAAGCCGAGCACCAGCGCGAGGATGGCGAGCGGCACGGAGAAGAGGAAGGTCCAGCGCCAGCTCAGCGACGTCATCAGGCCGCTCATGATGAGGCCGAGCGAGAAGCCGCTCGCCGCGAACGTGGTGAAGATCGAGATAGCCTTGTTGCGCTCCGGGCCCTCCTCGAAGTTGGTGGTGATGAGCGAGAAGGCCGCCGGTGCGGTGAACGCGGCCGCCACGCCCTTGACGAACCGGCTCGCGATGAGGAGGCCGGCGTCCATCGAGAGCCCGCCCGCGAGGGAGGCGACGGTGAAGACGCTCAGCGCCACGAGCAGCACGGTGCGGCGGCCGAGCAGGTCGGCCAGGCGGCCGCCGAGCAGCAGCAGGCTGCCGTAGCCGAGCACGTAGCCCGACACGATCCACTGCAGCGCCCCGGCTTGGAGCCCGAGGTCCTTGCCGATCGACGGGAGGGCGACCCCCACCATCGAGACGTCGAGCCCGTCGAGGGCGATCACGATGCAGGTGGCGAAGAGCAGCAGCCAGCGGGCGCGGCTCCAGCGGGCGGCCGGAGCGGCCCCTGTGGTCGGCACAGGCCGGACGGCGGGGCGGGAGGCGGTGTCGGAGTTCAGCACGAGCGAAAGTCTATGACACGGAATAGATTGTGTCAGCAAAATATGCACATTCATGTAGTTCGCAAGAAAGCGAGCGTATCATTGCACTCGTGAACGAACCGGTCGACGTGTCGGCCCGCTGGCGAGAACTGCAGGGCCTCTACCTCAGCACGGCCGCGGAGCTCGAGCGCACCCTCCAGCAGAGCCACCACCTGGGCCTAAGCGAGTACGAGGTGCTCGACCTCGTCGCCGGCTACGCGAAAGAGTCGTGCACCATGCGCAACCTCGTCGACCTCACCCCGATGACTCAGAGCGCCCTCTCCCGCATCGTCGACCGGCTCGTGAAGGCCGGCCTGGTCGAGCGCAGCACCTGCGACTACGACAGGCGGGCCCTCTTCGTGGGCATCACCGCGGATGGCGCGCGCGTGCACGACGACGCGAAGCGGGAGTACGACGGTCTGCTCGAGAAGGCGTTCGCGGGAGCGAACCCGAGCGCCTGATACTCGTGGCGGCACGACGAGGGGCGAAGTCCCTTCGGACCCCGCCCCATTTCAACGAGTGACGTCTCAGTCTCCCGCGAGCTGCTCCTTGTAATCGGAGATCGCCTGGTTCGCGGCGGTGGTCGCGTCCGCGAGCGCCTGCTTCATCGTCTTCGAGCCGGAGAACGCGGCCTGCATCTGCGGGACCATCGCGGCGCGGATCGCGCTGAAGGCTCCGGTGAAGCAGCCGTGGCTGGCCGGGACGTCCGCCACATCCTTGACCTGGTCGATCGCGACCTGGGCGACCGGGTGGCTGGCCAGGTAGTCCTTCCGGGCCGTGGTGTTCTCCAGTGCGGTGTTGGCGGGGACATAGCCGGTCGCCTCGCTGAACTTGGCTTGCGAGGCCGGGGAGGCGAGGAAGGAGATCAGCTTCCAGCCGGCGACCTGCTGGGCGGGGGTGGCCTGATTGCTCAGCCACATGGCCGAGCCGCCGACGACGGTGCCGGCCTTCGACGACGGCGCCGACAGCGGGAACGGCAGGGCGCCATAGGGGAACGTGGTGCTGTTGGCGACGGAGGCGGCGGTGGCGGACGAGTTGAACATCATCGCGGTCTTGCCGGCGGCGAAGGCGGTGACGGCGTTGTTGTTGTCGGTGCCGACGTCGAGCCCGGCATCCGCCTTGTAGAGGTCGGCCATGGTGCTGAACGCCTTGACCTGCGACGCCTGCTGGAAGCTGACCTTGTCGGCGCTCTTGGTGCCGCGGCCGTTTTCCGGCGTGCAGTACAGGTTGCCGCTGGTGGCGGTGAGCTGCTCGAACCACCAGTCGTCGAACGCCTCCGCGATGCCGGGGACGCCGGTGGCCTGCGTGATCTTCGTCGCGGCGGCGGCGAGGCCGTCGAGCGTCTTCAGGGAGGAGGTCTCGACGCCGGCCTGCTGCAGCAGCTCGGTGTTGACGAACAGCAGCGGGGTGGACATGTTCATCGGGACGGCGACGAGTTCGTCGTTCACGCTGTAGTAGCGCTTTCCGGCGGGTGCGAGCTGGTCGAGCTTCAGGTCGCCGGGGTTGGCGGCGGCCATCGCCTCGGGGGAGACGCTGCGCTTGACGTCGTGGAGGAAGCCGGAGGAGATGTCGTTGCTGAGCGTGACGGTCGGGGTCGACTTGTCGCGCAGCGACGCCGTGTACTTGGCGAGGAGGTCGGCGTAGGAGCCCTGCGCGCTGGTGTCGACCTTGATCTTTCCGGCGTTCTCGGTGTTGAACTCGTCGATCAGCGACTGGAGGGCCTGCGCGTTGATGCCGCCGAGACCGTGCCAGAAGCTGATCTCGGTGACGCCCTTCGCGTTTGCGAGGGCGGACGGGCCGGGGGCGTCGGACGCCGACGTGGCGGGAGAGTCGGCGCCGGCGCTGCAGCCGGCCAGCGAGAGCAGGAGGAGCGCGGCGGCTCCCAGGGCGACGGATCTCTTCATTGCGGTGCGTTCACTTTCTCGTGGTGGGGGCGGTGGTGGGGTTCAGCGGAGGACGCCGCGCGACATGCCGGAGAGCAGGAACCTCTGGCTGACGATGACGAGGATGACGGTGGGCAGCAGCACGAGCGCGGTTCCGGCGAAGATCGTCGCGGGCGCGGTGGACTCGGAGGAGACGAGCTGCGAGAGGCCGACCTGCACGGTGCGGTTGACCGGGCTGTCGGTGATCAGCAGCGGCCAGAAGAAGCCGTTCCAGGCGAACAGCGCGCTCCACATGATCGCGGTGGTGACCTGGCTGCGGCAGGCGGGCAGGACGACCAGCAGCAGCGTGCGGAGGTCGCCGCAGCCGTCCAGCCGGCTGGCCTCCCAGATCTCGCGCGGCAGCGAGGCGAACGCCTGGCGGAGCAGGAAGATCGGGTAGCCGAACGCCAGGTACGGGATGATGATGCCGAACACGGTGTCCCGCAGTCCCAGGCTGCTGACGAGCTGGTAGTTCGGCACCACCAGGCTCTCCCCGGGGATGGCGAGCGTCGCGATCACGAGCGCGAAGGCGATCCCGCGTCCGCGCCACTTCGGGAAGACCAGCGCGTAGGCGGCGAGGGCGGACGTGACGAGCTGGCCGAGCGTCTGCAGCACCATCACGACGATGCTGGTCAGGTACTGCTGCCCGAGCGGGATCGCGGTGAGCGCGGCGGTGAAGTTGTCCAGGGTGAAGTCGGCGGGCGGCGGGAAGAGGCCGCTGCGGACGAACGCGCCGGTGCGGAAGAAGCCGCTCACGAACGTGAGGTAGATCGGGAACGCGATCAGCAACGCGAGCACGACCAGCGCGAGCAGGCGGGGGAGGTCGGCGGCGCGCAGGCGTCGTCGGCGCGAGCGCGGGCGGGACTGTGCAGGGCGCGATCGAGATGGCTCGGTGCGGGTGACGGTGCCGACGGCGCTCATGCGGTGACCCTCCTGTTGAGGAAGCGGAACTGGAGCCAGGTGATCATCGCGACGATCAGCACGAGGATCACGGCGACCACGGAGGCCCGGCCGTAGTCGGGCGTCCCCTGCCCGAACGCGTACATGTAGAGCTGGTAGACGAGCGTCGTGGTCCCGCCCGCTGGTCCGCCCCCGGTGAGGATGCGCACCTGGGTGAACGTCTGCAGCCCAGAGATGGTCTGGGTGACGAGCAGGAAGAACAGGCTCGGGCTGAGCAGCGGGATGAGGATCGAGCGCACGAACCGGATCCCGGACGCGCCGTCGAGCTCCGCGGCCTCGATGACCTCGGGCGGGAGAGTGCGCATCGCGGCGGCGAGGACGAGGAAGGCGAAGCCGAGCTCGTACCAGGCGGTGGTCAGCGCGATCGTGAAGATCGCCCAGCCCGGCTGCTGCAGCCACGGGACCGCGCCGATCCCCACGTGCGCGAGGATCTGGTTCACGACGCCGGCGGCCGGGGCGAACATGCCCGAGAAGATCGCCGACGCGGACGCGGCCGAGAACGCGAACGGGAGCGAGAAGATCACCCGGAACACGCCGCGTCCCGGTATCCATGTGCGCAGCAGGATGACCGCGGACAGCGCGACGCCGACGGACATCGCCATCGACAGGCACGCGATCAGGAGGGTGGTCCCGATCACCTGCCAGAACGACGGCTGCCCGAGCAGCTTCGCGTAGTTCTGCAGGCCGACGAAGCGGGTCGCGTCGCCGAACAGGTCGGTGCCGAACAGGCTCAGGCGCACGCCGGTGACGAGTGGGCCGTAGAGGAAGACGGCGATGAGCACGGCGGCGGGCAGCAGCATCCAGGGGCCGATGCCCGCCCGGACACCGCTACGGGCGCGGCGCCCGGGTGCTGTGGTCTGTGTCATTCTCACTCCTGCCCGCACTGGTGCGGGAACGTCCCCGGTCGAGGGAATTGCCAGAGCGGACGTGGTGTCCGCACTGCGACCGGGAAGGTTCCCGCCTCGGTGATGTTTGCTAATCTACAGAGCGCTCGGGAACGTTCCCGAGCGCGCTGGGTGAAGCCTGGGTGAACAAATCGATCGAGGAGCGTGGGATGCGGCCAGTGACGACCGACTCGGCATCGAGGGGGAGCAGACCGCGGATCGCCCCGGGCGACCGCCCGCTGCCGGCGATCATCGCCCATCGCGGCGCGAGCGGCTACCGGCCGGAGCACACTGCCGCGGCCTACGAGCTCGCCTTCGCCCTCGGTGCGGACGCCGTGGAGCCGGACATCGTCGCGACCAGGGACGGCGTCCTGGTCATCCGGCACGACGTCGAGATCTCGGCGACGACCGATGTCGCGTCGCGGCCGGAGTTCGCCGCGCTGCGCACGACCAAAGAAGTCGACGGGGCGGTCCTCACCGGTTGGTTCACCGAGGACTTCACGTGGGCGCAGCTCGCCACGCTGCGCTGCGTCGAGCGGTTGGCCGCACTGCGGCCGCTGAGCGCGACCTTCGACGGCCGCTATGGAGTCCTCCGCCTGAGCGAGCTGCTCGACCTCGTCACGGCGGCCTCCGCCCGGCTCGACCGCCCGCTCGGGATCGTCGCCGAGCTCAAGCACGCCACCTACTTCGACTCCCTCGGCCTGCCGTTGGACGAGCTGTTCCCGGCCGAGCTGGCCGCCGCCGGCTGGGACCGCTCGGCGCCGCTGGCCGTCGAGAGCTTCGAGCAGGACATCCTCGTCTCGCTGGCCGCAGCCGGCGTCGACGCCGACCTCGTCTACCTCGTGGAGGCGCACGGCGCTCCGGCCGACCGGGTCGCCCGGTCCGGCGCGGCGGCGCGCGCCTACGACGACGACGTCACCGACGCCGGACTCGCCGCGCTCGCCGCCTGCGGGCTCACCGGCGTCAGCGTCGACCTGTCCCGGATGCTCAGGACGACCGGGGACGGCGCCCTGGTCGCGACCGACATCGCGCGCCGGGCCGCGGCGGCCGGGCTGCAGACGTACTGCTGGACGCTGCGCCCCGAGAACGCGTTCCTGCCGCCGTCCGCGCGGCTCGGCGGCGGGCCTGGCTCACCGGGCGACTGGCGGCGCGTTTTCGAGCTGGTCCAGCGCAGCGGCGCCGCCGCGGTCTTCGCCGACCATCCCGACCTCGCGGCGAGCGTGCGGGAGACGCGGGCGCGCGAATAGGCTGGCGCCGACCCGTCCTCCTCTCCGCCCAGGGAGCCCCCGTGCCACGCGAGCGCACCAGACCACCCACGATCATCGACGTGGCGAACGCGTCGGGAGTCTCCAAATCCGCTGTCTCCCGCGCGCTCCTCGGCCAGGGCGAGGTGAGCGAGAGCGTGCGGCAGCGGGTCCTGGAGGCCGCTGACCGGCTCGGCTACGTCGCCAACGCGATGGCGCGCGGCCTGGTCTCCGAGCGCACCAGGACCCTGGGCGTCGTGCTGCACGACGTGACCGACCCGTTCGCGGGCTATCTCCACGTGGCGATGCAGACCCGCGCGACCGAGCTGGGCTACTCCGTCGTCACGGCGACCAACCCGGGCGATCTGACGCTCGATAACGCGCTCACGGCGCTGCGGACGCTGATCTCGCTCCAGGTGGACGGCCTCCTGATCTGCTCTGCGCGCTTCCCGTCCGATCGGGTGCTGCCGTTCGTCGACCGGCTCCCCGTCGTCGCGGCCGGCCGCCACGAGACCGCGCTCTCCAGCGTGTGCGTGGACGACCGCGACGGCGGCGAACGCCTCGCCGACCACCTGCTCGGACTCGGCCACCGCACGGTCGCCGTGATCCTCGTGGACGGCGCCTACTCCTACAGCCAGCACCTGCGCGGCGTGGCCATGATCGGCCGGCTCCGGGAGGGCGGCGCGACCGTGCTCGTGCGGGAGGTCGCCACCAACGCCGACGTGAGCGCCGTGCTGCCCGGCCTCGTCGGCCTGCCGGACCTCACCGCCATCATGTGCCCGAATGACCGCACGCAGGTCGCCGTGATGGAGTACTGCCGTGCGGCGGCCGTGGACGTCCCCGGCCGGCTCTCGGTGACCGGCTTCGACGGGATCGGCCCGCTCACGACCTCGCTGCTGGAGTTGACCACCTTCCGCCAGCCCATCGAGAAGATCGGCCGCGCCTCGGTGGACCTGATGATCGACGCGATCGAGCAGGGCGCGGGGGAGCCGGGGCAGCTCCTGATGCGGGGCGAGCTGGTCCCGGGTGGGACGGTCGCCGAGGCGCGCTGAGTCCTGGCGGCGCCGACGCCGAGCCGCCTAGCATGGACTCCATGCGCGCGATCGTCCACGACGAGTTCGGCGACCCGGCACGGGTCCTCAGTGTTCAGGAGCGGCCGCTCCCCGAGCCGGGAGCGGGGCAGGTGCGCGTGCGCACGGTGCTCTCGCCCATCCACAACCACGACCTGTGGACGATCCGCGGCACGTACGGCTTCAAGCCCGCCCTTCCCGCCGGCGCGGGGACGGAGGCCGTCGGCGTCGTCGACGCGCTCGGCGAGGGCGTCTCGGCGCTCGCCGTCGGGCAGCGCGTGGTCACCGGCGGCACCTTCGGCGTCTGGGCGGAGGACTTCGTCGCGCCGGCCGGGGCGCTCATCCCGGTGCCGGACGGGCTCACCGACGAGGTGGCCGCCCAGCTCGTCGCGATGCCGTTCAGTGCGCTAAGCCTGCTCGACTACCTCGACGTGAAGCCGGGGGAGATCATCCTCCAGAACGCGGCGAACGGCGCTGTCGGGCGGCTGCTCGCGCAGTTCGCGGCGACGCGCGACGAGAGGGTCATCGGACTGATGCGCCGGCAGCACGACGTCGATGTGCTGACGGCTCAGGGCATCCCCGACCTGGTCGCGACCGGTCACGACGACTGGCGCGACCGCGTCCGCGACCTCGCGGACGGAGCGCGGATCGCGGTGGCGGTCGACTCGGTCGGCGGGGACGCGAGCGGGGATCTCACGGGTCTCCTCTCCGACGGCGGCACGCTGGTGTCGTTCGGCTCGACCGGAGGCGAGCCGATGCGGGTGCCCTCCGGCGACGTGATCTTCCGGCAGATCACCGTGAAGGGCTTCTGGGGCAGCAAAGTGAGCGCGTCGATGGAGCCCGGCAAGCGCGCCGAGCTGTTCGGCGAGCTGATCCGGGCCGCCTCGACCGGCGCGATCACGCTGCCGGTGCAGGAGGTGTTCGGGTTCGACCAGGTGCGGGAGGCCGTGGAGGTCGCCACCCGTCCCGGCCGGACCGGCAAGGTCCTGCTGCGCCCGTAGCCGGCAGCGGCCGAGCGCGGCGACACGCCGTCGTCGTGTCGCCCGATTTGGGGGACAGATCAATGTCCTCCAAACGACCCACAGAACGGTCTTTCTGGCTATGCTCGGCCTGACGCACCGACGCGTCGCAGTTCCATCGCCTTTTGCCCCGACCCGAACAAAGCGGAAGGACGCTATCGTGAACCCTTCGTACGGAAACGCCGTCGACCCCGAGAAGGCCGCCGAGCGCGCGCACGTGCTCCTCGAGTCCGAGATCAACTCCCGACTCGACGCAGTCCGCCAGCTCGCCAAGCGCCTCAACGACCTGGACACCGCCATCGCCGAGTACCTGTCCGCGTGGCAGGTGGCCCAGCGCGCCGGCTGGACGGACAGCACGCTCTCCGACATCGGCCTGCGCGCACCGGAGTCCCTGCCGGCCCCGAGCGGCCGTCGCTCAGCGGACGCCTCCGACAGCGCCGCTGCGCCCGCCGCGCCGGCCATCCCCTCCTCGCCCGCGCTCGCCCCGGTCGTCGCCCTGACGCCGCCGCCCGCGCCGGCGCCGGTCGTCTCCGCGCCCGCGTTCGGCCCGGCGCCGACGCTCGGCTCGGTGTCGTCGTTCCCGCCCACGTCGAGCACCCCGACGTCGAGCACACCGGCGTCCAGCACCACGACGTCGAGCACGCCGAGCGCCCCGGCCGTCGTCACCACGCCCTCGCACTGATCCCGGGCGCCGTCCGGCGCGCGTAACCCACACTGACCCGAAGCAGTCACGTTCACCCGAAGGACACGTCTGTGAACCACCATTCCGCCTACGACCGCGCCCACGACGACGCGCAACGGCTCGCCCGCCGTCACGAGCGCGACCTGCACTGGGCCAAGGAGCGCCGCCGCCAGCACGAGCGCGAGGTCGCCGCGGCCTCCGCGTTGCTCGCCTCGACCCCCTGGGCGCTCGCCCGCCGCACCGTCGCGATCTCCCTCGTCCTGCTCGCAGCGGTCGGCGTGGGCGAGGCCGTCGCGGCGGCCGCGCACCTGCCGGCCGGCTGGCTGCTGCTCGCCGACGCGGTGGCGATCGCGTTCGCCGTGGTCGTGGTCGTCTGCGCCGCGGTCTCGCTCGCCGGGATCCGCTCCCGCCGGGCGGCGGCGCGGGCGCTGCTGCGCTCGCACGACGCACGGCTGTCGCACACCCAGTACCACATCCACGAGAGCGTGCACTCGTTCATCGACTCGCACGCCGAGGTCGTCAACACGCGCCCTGCCCGCGTCGCCTGAGCTGCGTCCGGGCGCGGCGTCTGAGAGGGCGCGCACCGATTCTCCGTGCGCTCTTAGAGGTTGCTGAGCCGAAAAGTGCTTGACTGAGACGTCCGCCCGGAAGGAGACCGTTTTCGTGAAGCCCGCTCAGCTCAGCATCCCTCGGCACTGGATCGTCTGGACCGTGGTCCTGTTCGCTCTGACCTTCGCGCTCGGCTTCGCCGCCAAATGGATCGTCGCGCTGCGCTTCGACTCACTGGACGCGACGGTCAACGCCCTGAACTCGCCGCTGCTGGACAAGGTCGCCCTGCTGCTCGACGAGCTCGACCGGCCCACGGTGGTCGCGGTCATCCTCGT of Leifsonia shinshuensis contains these proteins:
- a CDS encoding ABC transporter substrate-binding protein, encoding MKRSVALGAAALLLLSLAGCSAGADSPATSASDAPGPSALANAKGVTEISFWHGLGGINAQALQSLIDEFNTENAGKIKVDTSAQGSYADLLAKYTASLRDKSTPTVTLSNDISSGFLHDVKRSVSPEAMAAANPGDLKLDQLAPAGKRYYSVNDELVAVPMNMSTPLLFVNTELLQQAGVETSSLKTLDGLAAAATKITQATGVPGIAEAFDDWWFEQLTATSGNLYCTPENGRGTKSADKVSFQQASQVKAFSTMADLYKADAGLDVGTDNNNAVTAFAAGKTAMMFNSSATAASVANSTTFPYGALPFPLSAPSSKAGTVVGGSAMWLSNQATPAQQVAGWKLISFLASPASQAKFSEATGYVPANTALENTTARKDYLASHPVAQVAIDQVKDVADVPASHGCFTGAFSAIRAAMVPQMQAAFSGSKTMKQALADATTAANQAISDYKEQLAGD
- a CDS encoding glycerophosphodiester phosphodiesterase family protein; the encoded protein is MRPVTTDSASRGSRPRIAPGDRPLPAIIAHRGASGYRPEHTAAAYELAFALGADAVEPDIVATRDGVLVIRHDVEISATTDVASRPEFAALRTTKEVDGAVLTGWFTEDFTWAQLATLRCVERLAALRPLSATFDGRYGVLRLSELLDLVTAASARLDRPLGIVAELKHATYFDSLGLPLDELFPAELAAAGWDRSAPLAVESFEQDILVSLAAAGVDADLVYLVEAHGAPADRVARSGAAARAYDDDVTDAGLAALAACGLTGVSVDLSRMLRTTGDGALVATDIARRAAAAGLQTYCWTLRPENAFLPPSARLGGGPGSPGDWRRVFELVQRSGAAAVFADHPDLAASVRETRARE
- a CDS encoding MFS transporter produces the protein MLNSDTASRPAVRPVPTTGAAPAARWSRARWLLLFATCIVIALDGLDVSMVGVALPSIGKDLGLQAGALQWIVSGYVLGYGSLLLLGGRLADLLGRRTVLLVALSVFTVASLAGGLSMDAGLLIASRFVKGVAAAFTAPAAFSLITTNFEEGPERNKAISIFTTFAASGFSLGLIMSGLMTSLSWRWTFLFSVPLAILALVLGFFFVPKDARERGAGHDVVGAILLAAGMLLLVYTVVSAPGAGWGSLPTVLGFVVAGALLTAFVILELRVRHPLIRFGIFRVAAVLRANLTAITLFGSYVSFQFVLTLYLQDVLGWSPLGMALALLPTGLVVVTSAPFADRLIDRFGPTVLIIVGLGSLSAGYLLFLRLGTAPVYWLDVLPPVVLLGIGFGIGFPAIQVQATTGVHDDEQGLAAGLVQTSAQVGGALALAVTTALIAGGPAAVGGHDPAGLAEQLAQYRPGLYLSAGLALAGLLIAALPRRRRLAVQPG
- a CDS encoding carbohydrate ABC transporter permease, producing MTQTTAPGRRARSGVRAGIGPWMLLPAAVLIAVFLYGPLVTGVRLSLFGTDLFGDATRFVGLQNYAKLLGQPSFWQVIGTTLLIACLSMAMSVGVALSAVILLRTWIPGRGVFRVIFSLPFAFSAASASAIFSGMFAPAAGVVNQILAHVGIGAVPWLQQPGWAIFTIALTTAWYELGFAFLVLAAAMRTLPPEVIEAAELDGASGIRFVRSILIPLLSPSLFFLLVTQTISGLQTFTQVRILTGGGPAGGTTTLVYQLYMYAFGQGTPDYGRASVVAVILVLIVAMITWLQFRFLNRRVTA
- a CDS encoding substrate-binding domain-containing protein, whose amino-acid sequence is MPRERTRPPTIIDVANASGVSKSAVSRALLGQGEVSESVRQRVLEAADRLGYVANAMARGLVSERTRTLGVVLHDVTDPFAGYLHVAMQTRATELGYSVVTATNPGDLTLDNALTALRTLISLQVDGLLICSARFPSDRVLPFVDRLPVVAAGRHETALSSVCVDDRDGGERLADHLLGLGHRTVAVILVDGAYSYSQHLRGVAMIGRLREGGATVLVREVATNADVSAVLPGLVGLPDLTAIMCPNDRTQVAVMEYCRAAAVDVPGRLSVTGFDGIGPLTTSLLELTTFRQPIEKIGRASVDLMIDAIEQGAGEPGQLLMRGELVPGGTVAEAR
- a CDS encoding carbohydrate ABC transporter permease — its product is MSAVGTVTRTEPSRSRPAQSRPRSRRRRLRAADLPRLLALVVLALLIAFPIYLTFVSGFFRTGAFVRSGLFPPPADFTLDNFTAALTAIPLGQQYLTSIVVMVLQTLGQLVTSALAAYALVFPKWRGRGIAFALVIATLAIPGESLVVPNYQLVSSLGLRDTVFGIIIPYLAFGYPIFLLRQAFASLPREIWEASRLDGCGDLRTLLLVVLPACRSQVTTAIMWSALFAWNGFFWPLLITDSPVNRTVQVGLSQLVSSESTAPATIFAGTALVLLPTVILVIVSQRFLLSGMSRGVLR
- a CDS encoding zinc-binding dehydrogenase, with the protein product MRAIVHDEFGDPARVLSVQERPLPEPGAGQVRVRTVLSPIHNHDLWTIRGTYGFKPALPAGAGTEAVGVVDALGEGVSALAVGQRVVTGGTFGVWAEDFVAPAGALIPVPDGLTDEVAAQLVAMPFSALSLLDYLDVKPGEIILQNAANGAVGRLLAQFAATRDERVIGLMRRQHDVDVLTAQGIPDLVATGHDDWRDRVRDLADGARIAVAVDSVGGDASGDLTGLLSDGGTLVSFGSTGGEPMRVPSGDVIFRQITVKGFWGSKVSASMEPGKRAELFGELIRAASTGAITLPVQEVFGFDQVREAVEVATRPGRTGKVLLRP
- a CDS encoding MarR family transcriptional regulator; this encodes MNEPVDVSARWRELQGLYLSTAAELERTLQQSHHLGLSEYEVLDLVAGYAKESCTMRNLVDLTPMTQSALSRIVDRLVKAGLVERSTCDYDRRALFVGITADGARVHDDAKREYDGLLEKAFAGANPSA